One stretch of Alcaligenes faecalis DNA includes these proteins:
- a CDS encoding ABC transporter permease, which yields MPQFVFLWTDTFVLALFLAMALYTWRVVKRPALRSAWASVARTPSAMCAAVFLVFFLLIGLLDSIHYRPLLPAAPGQEASTASYAPVARSALDDILKKAGLAEVEKTYSAPLARFQLTKESMLIDGKPVRDFPRLVNAGVGMDTPAEHRHDIVQLGLKGLAWGVLGSVVLAVLLTLWGRKQAMEPGWGAAWRYWWQGQGLVNWRLVWFSACVLVILLCLVLSLSANYYVLGTDRTGNDIIWQALKSVRTALVIGTLTTFAMLPPAIILGLAAGYFRGWVDDVIQYIYTTLTSIPGVLLIAACVLMMQVYIDTHPDSFDTVAARADLRLFMLCLILGLTGWAGLCRLLRAEVLKLRELDYVQAAQAFGVGHLRIMFRHLLPNVMHIVLITLILEFSGLVLYEAVLSYLGIGVDPSMPSFGRMIDAARSELSRDPIIWWGLAGAFVMMLGLVLSANIFADAVQTAFDPRTRRFKALRVRRTGGAKV from the coding sequence ATGCCACAGTTCGTCTTTCTCTGGACCGATACCTTTGTGCTGGCGCTGTTCCTGGCCATGGCGCTCTATACCTGGCGCGTCGTCAAACGTCCCGCCTTGCGCTCGGCCTGGGCCAGTGTGGCGCGTACGCCATCGGCCATGTGTGCCGCGGTTTTTCTGGTCTTTTTCCTGCTGATTGGTCTGCTCGATTCCATTCACTATCGGCCGCTATTGCCGGCTGCTCCAGGGCAGGAAGCCAGCACGGCAAGCTATGCCCCTGTCGCCCGTTCTGCTTTGGACGATATTCTGAAAAAAGCCGGGCTGGCCGAGGTGGAAAAAACTTATTCAGCTCCCTTGGCCCGCTTTCAGCTGACCAAGGAAAGCATGCTGATTGACGGCAAGCCCGTGCGAGACTTCCCGCGTCTGGTCAATGCCGGGGTGGGCATGGATACGCCTGCCGAGCATAGACACGATATTGTGCAGCTAGGCCTCAAAGGCCTGGCCTGGGGTGTGCTGGGCAGCGTGGTGCTGGCTGTCCTGCTGACGCTGTGGGGGCGCAAGCAAGCCATGGAACCGGGCTGGGGCGCGGCCTGGCGTTATTGGTGGCAAGGGCAGGGCCTGGTGAATTGGCGACTGGTCTGGTTCAGTGCCTGCGTGCTGGTGATACTGCTATGCCTGGTTCTGAGCCTTAGCGCGAACTATTACGTGCTGGGCACGGATCGCACGGGTAACGACATCATCTGGCAAGCCTTGAAAAGTGTGCGCACCGCCTTGGTGATTGGCACCTTGACCACCTTCGCCATGTTGCCGCCTGCCATCATTCTGGGCTTGGCTGCTGGGTACTTCCGGGGCTGGGTGGATGATGTCATTCAATACATTTACACCACCTTGACCTCCATCCCCGGCGTACTGCTGATTGCCGCTTGCGTGTTGATGATGCAGGTCTATATCGACACCCATCCCGACAGCTTCGACACCGTGGCTGCTCGCGCCGATCTGCGTTTGTTCATGCTGTGTCTGATTCTGGGCCTGACCGGCTGGGCGGGCCTGTGCCGTCTGCTACGTGCCGAGGTGCTGAAACTGCGCGAGCTGGATTATGTTCAGGCTGCCCAAGCGTTTGGTGTTGGTCATCTGCGCATCATGTTCCGCCACCTGCTGCCTAACGTCATGCACATTGTGCTGATCACCCTGATTCTGGAGTTCTCCGGTCTGGTGCTGTACGAGGCCGTGCTGTCTTATCTGGGCATTGGTGTAGACCCCAGCATGCCATCCTTTGGACGCATGATTGATGCCGCTCGCAGCGAGCTTTCCCGCGATCCGATTATCTGGTGGGGGCTGGCCGGGGCCTTTGTGATGATGCTGGGGCTGGTTCTGTCCGCGAACATTTTTGCCGATGCGGTGCAAACGGCCTTTGATCCTCGCACCCGCCGCTTCAAGGCTTTGCGAGTACGCCGCACAGGAGGAGCCAAGGTATGA
- a CDS encoding ABC transporter ATP-binding protein — translation MSELENVSAVKPSATPAVLNIEGLELRVQSDAGVQSVVRNLSLAVQRGETFALVGESGCGKSMTAMAILRLLPEAAWMQSGQIALDGLELPPLPEQQMQDVRGKRISVIFQEPSTSLNPVMSIGRQISEVIRRHAVVPAGQERATAIKWLERVGIPGAAQRYDDFPFQFSGGQKQRIMIAIALAAEPDLLVADEPTTALDVTVQAQILQLLADIQKEMGLAILLITHDLLLVKQYADYVALMRHGQIVEAGLASQFFLRPSHPYARELLDAIPTFEKRGRPLSRAIAPIEAVAPRSSGKELVLDIQGLSVSYKQAGSWWRRLPVIPVVKDLSLQLHKGETLALVGESGCGKSTVARTLMRLLDHQAQISGQVQMQGQNVLQVKGKALRQLRSSLQIIFQDPYGSLDPRMMVGDILLEGLTALRPELDAKARRKRIETLVDQVGLPKNALDRYAHEFSGGQRQRIAIARALAVEPAVLICDEPTSALDVSVQAQILDLMRELQMELGLAYLFITHNFGVVEYLADRIAIMAKGRIVEQGSAQHVLFHPQEELTQRLLAAVPR, via the coding sequence ATGAGTGAGCTTGAAAATGTCTCCGCCGTGAAGCCCTCCGCCACGCCTGCCGTGTTGAATATCGAGGGCCTGGAGCTGCGCGTGCAGTCCGATGCCGGTGTGCAAAGCGTGGTGCGTAATTTGTCTTTGGCTGTGCAGCGCGGTGAAACCTTTGCCTTGGTGGGGGAGTCTGGCTGCGGCAAAAGCATGACAGCCATGGCGATCCTGCGCCTCTTGCCCGAAGCGGCCTGGATGCAGTCCGGTCAAATTGCCTTGGACGGGCTGGAGTTGCCGCCTTTGCCTGAACAGCAAATGCAGGATGTGCGCGGTAAGCGCATCAGCGTGATTTTTCAGGAACCCTCCACCAGCCTGAATCCGGTCATGTCCATTGGTCGGCAGATCAGCGAGGTGATTCGTCGTCATGCTGTGGTTCCCGCGGGGCAGGAGAGGGCAACGGCTATCAAATGGCTGGAGCGTGTCGGTATTCCCGGTGCCGCCCAGCGCTACGACGACTTTCCGTTCCAGTTTTCCGGCGGCCAGAAGCAACGCATCATGATTGCGATTGCCCTGGCGGCAGAGCCCGATTTGCTGGTGGCTGACGAGCCAACCACCGCGCTGGATGTGACGGTTCAGGCGCAGATTTTGCAGCTGCTGGCCGATATACAGAAAGAGATGGGCCTGGCTATCTTGCTGATTACGCACGATTTGCTGCTGGTGAAGCAGTACGCCGACTATGTGGCCTTGATGCGGCATGGGCAAATTGTGGAAGCCGGGCTGGCCAGCCAGTTCTTTCTGCGCCCCAGCCATCCGTATGCCCGTGAATTACTGGATGCCATTCCTACTTTTGAAAAACGCGGACGTCCCTTGTCCCGCGCCATTGCACCTATCGAAGCCGTAGCCCCGCGCAGTAGCGGCAAAGAGCTGGTGCTGGATATTCAGGGTTTGTCTGTTTCCTATAAGCAGGCTGGCTCCTGGTGGCGACGCCTGCCTGTGATTCCCGTGGTCAAAGACTTGAGCCTGCAATTGCACAAGGGCGAAACTCTGGCTTTGGTCGGTGAATCCGGCTGCGGTAAAAGCACGGTTGCGCGCACCTTGATGCGCTTGCTGGATCACCAGGCGCAGATCAGTGGTCAGGTGCAGATGCAGGGGCAGAATGTCTTGCAAGTGAAAGGCAAGGCCTTGCGGCAATTGCGCTCAAGCTTGCAGATCATTTTTCAGGACCCGTATGGGTCGCTGGACCCACGCATGATGGTGGGCGATATCCTCTTGGAAGGTCTGACTGCGTTGCGTCCCGAGCTGGATGCCAAGGCGCGTCGCAAACGAATTGAAACTTTAGTGGATCAAGTCGGTCTACCCAAGAATGCCCTGGATCGTTACGCGCATGAGTTCTCCGGTGGGCAACGTCAGCGCATCGCCATTGCACGGGCCTTGGCAGTTGAACCCGCTGTTCTGATTTGTGACGAGCCCACTTCGGCCCTGGACGTGTCCGTACAAGCGCAGATTCTGGATCTGATGCGCGAATTGCAGATGGAACTGGGTCTGGCTTATTTGTTCATTACCCATAATTTCGGGGTTGTGGAGTATCTGGCCGATCGAATTGCTATCATGGCCAAGGGGCGCATCGTGGAGCAGGGCAGTGCCCAGCATGTTCTGTTCCATCCGCAGGAAGAATTGACGCAGCGTCTGCTGGCCGCTGTTCCCCGTTAA
- a CDS encoding DUF1178 family protein, which produces MSLKVFDLECEHGHVFEGWFSSRESYDEQISRGLLCCPVCDSHEVIRKLSAPRINVGAQESISAPVSAPVPPPLPSTMPTEEQMRAIQGQLLQELRSVIRKSDNVGTQFAQEARRMHEGDIEPRAIRGQATAQEYQELADDGIIAMPIPDFLDDDRLQ; this is translated from the coding sequence ATGAGTCTGAAGGTTTTTGATCTTGAATGCGAACACGGTCATGTGTTCGAGGGTTGGTTTAGCTCACGCGAAAGTTACGATGAGCAGATCAGTCGTGGGCTCTTGTGTTGCCCCGTCTGCGACAGCCACGAGGTCATACGCAAGCTTTCGGCTCCCCGTATCAATGTAGGAGCACAGGAAAGCATCAGCGCTCCAGTTAGTGCTCCGGTTCCGCCGCCTTTGCCTTCAACCATGCCGACCGAAGAGCAAATGCGGGCGATTCAAGGCCAGCTCTTGCAGGAGCTGCGTTCGGTAATACGCAAGTCGGACAATGTGGGCACCCAGTTTGCCCAGGAAGCGCGCCGTATGCACGAAGGCGACATTGAACCGCGCGCAATCCGTGGTCAGGCCACCGCGCAGGAATATCAGGAACTGGCCGACGACGGCATTATTGCCATGCCGATTCCGGACTTTCTGGATGATGACCGCCTGCAGTAA
- a CDS encoding sigma-54-dependent Fis family transcriptional regulator, whose amino-acid sequence MTSLHSFCPQTNETMWRQSWERCQTMESELSAEPRDMSQGALRQLLEQQHHLLHHSSAAVQDLAALVHPHRSLVLLCDAQGTVLQQAGDPHFLQRAEQVALRAGVSWAENHRGTNAIGTALFCAQPIKIHGSQHYLPDNRILSCHAAPIFDPYGQIIGVLDISGPSELEHHYALDLAQLYARQISRQMLESLCTPTRRLLHLHTDPGLLNSAFSGRLVLEDDTIVAADELAAHLLRHDWQELPGQDLNAVLEQAKNTNRPTTLHLSTATKSQGPARSVQTQTRTQTETAENPQLSPQQENALEPALRAMQMGLSILLSGPSGSGKERMARELHRRHKSQSGPFVAINCAALPETLIEAELFGYEAGAFTGARRQGYAGKLRQAHGGVLFLDEIGDMPVGLQSRLLRVLQEREVQALGSERTHRLDFQLISASHQPLEKLVRDGRFRADLYFRLQDYICTVPSLRERNDLGDYISRELAILAQGQAVPQLHPEALQTLQDYDWPGNYRQLRSVLLQIIVQDSPGRLWLAQDLPALPCLNVEHPVLAQEPAASAARNITETSTPTAPKPQTLKEQEYAAVQQALEQHQGNISQAARALGLHRSTLHRRLKEMAPLITAGGHHPESPESAWQ is encoded by the coding sequence ATGACTTCTCTACACTCGTTTTGCCCGCAGACCAACGAAACCATGTGGCGTCAGTCCTGGGAGCGCTGTCAGACGATGGAGTCGGAGTTAAGCGCGGAACCCAGGGACATGAGCCAAGGTGCGCTGCGACAGTTGCTGGAACAACAGCATCACTTGTTGCATCACTCCTCGGCAGCGGTACAGGATCTGGCGGCGCTGGTGCACCCGCATCGCAGTCTGGTTTTATTGTGCGACGCACAAGGCACGGTCTTGCAACAGGCGGGGGACCCACATTTTCTGCAACGGGCCGAGCAGGTTGCCTTGCGTGCAGGCGTCAGCTGGGCCGAGAACCATCGCGGCACGAATGCAATTGGCACCGCACTGTTCTGCGCGCAGCCCATCAAGATTCACGGCAGCCAGCACTATCTGCCTGACAACCGGATTCTGAGCTGCCATGCCGCCCCCATTTTTGACCCTTATGGTCAGATTATTGGGGTGCTGGATATTTCCGGGCCTTCAGAGCTGGAACATCACTACGCGCTGGATTTGGCGCAGTTGTACGCCCGCCAGATCAGTCGTCAGATGCTGGAATCGCTATGCACACCTACGCGTCGTCTGCTGCATCTTCATACCGACCCCGGCCTGCTCAATAGCGCTTTTAGCGGTCGTCTGGTTCTGGAAGACGACACGATTGTGGCTGCCGACGAGCTGGCAGCCCATTTATTGCGACACGATTGGCAGGAACTACCAGGCCAGGATCTGAATGCCGTATTGGAGCAGGCCAAGAATACGAATAGACCAACAACACTGCACCTGAGTACGGCGACCAAATCTCAGGGGCCTGCCCGCAGCGTTCAGACTCAAACGCGAACTCAAACCGAAACTGCGGAGAACCCGCAACTCTCGCCTCAACAGGAAAATGCGCTGGAACCCGCCTTGCGAGCCATGCAAATGGGCCTGTCCATCTTGCTCAGCGGCCCCAGCGGCTCGGGCAAGGAACGTATGGCGCGTGAGCTGCATCGCCGTCACAAGTCGCAGTCCGGTCCTTTTGTGGCGATTAACTGCGCCGCCCTGCCCGAAACCCTGATTGAAGCCGAGCTGTTTGGTTATGAAGCCGGTGCGTTTACCGGGGCGCGTCGCCAAGGCTATGCTGGCAAATTGCGTCAGGCCCATGGCGGTGTGCTGTTTCTGGATGAGATTGGCGATATGCCGGTGGGTTTGCAAAGCCGCCTACTGCGGGTTCTGCAAGAGCGTGAAGTTCAGGCACTGGGTTCAGAACGCACACACAGGCTGGACTTCCAGCTGATCAGCGCCAGCCATCAGCCGCTGGAAAAACTGGTACGTGATGGCCGCTTCCGTGCCGACCTGTACTTCCGGCTGCAAGACTATATCTGCACCGTCCCCAGCCTTAGAGAACGCAACGATCTGGGCGACTATATTTCCAGGGAACTGGCCATTCTGGCGCAAGGCCAGGCAGTCCCCCAGCTACATCCTGAAGCCCTGCAAACACTACAGGACTACGATTGGCCAGGCAATTACCGCCAGTTGCGATCAGTGTTGCTGCAAATCATTGTGCAAGATTCGCCGGGGCGTCTGTGGCTGGCACAGGATCTGCCTGCCTTGCCGTGTTTGAATGTCGAACACCCGGTGCTGGCTCAAGAGCCTGCCGCCTCAGCAGCCCGGAATATCACGGAAACAAGTACCCCTACCGCGCCTAAGCCACAAACCCTGAAGGAACAGGAATACGCCGCCGTGCAGCAGGCTTTGGAGCAACATCAGGGAAATATTTCACAGGCAGCGCGCGCCTTGGGACTGCATCGCAGCACCTTGCATCGCAGACTAAAAGAAATGGCGCCGTTAATTACTGCAGGCGGTCATCATCCAGAAAGTCCGGAATCGGCATGGCAATAA